DNA sequence from the Streptomyces tsukubensis genome:
CAAGCTCGGCCAGGCGTTCGGCCGTCCCGAGACCTACTACGAGCCGATGTACAAGCACCCCGAGGTCGAGGAGATATTCGTCTCCTCGAACGTACCCAAGGACGGCAAGCAGATCGGCGTCCCGAAGACCGGGAAGTTCTGGCACGCCGACTACCAGTTCATGCCCGACCCCTTCGGTCTGACGTTCATCTACCCGCAGGTCATCCCCGAGAAGAACCGGGGCACCTACTTCATCGACATGGGCAAGGCGTACGAGCAGCTCCCCGACGACCTCAAGAAGGAGGTCGCGGGCACCTTCTCCGAGCACTCGGTGCGCAAGTACTTCAAGATCCGCCCCACGGACGTCTACCGGCCGCTCTCGGAGATCATCGACGAGGTCGACACCAAGACCCCGCCGGTGCTGAAGCCCAGCACCTTCGTCCACCCCATGACCGGCGAAACGATCCTCTACAACAGTGAGGGCTTCACCGTCGGCATGCAGGACGAGCACGGCAGGCCGCTGGAGAACGACCTCCTGGACCGTCTCTTCGAGGCGACCGGCCAGCTCGACGACGACTTCGAGCACCCCAACATCCACCTCCAGACCTTCGAGAAGGGCGACCTCCTGGTCTGGGACAACCGCAGTCTGATCCACCGTGCCCGGCACACCACCACCCCGGAGCCCGTCGTCTCCTTCCGGCTGACCGTGCACGACGCGCGCAAGCTGTACGACGAGGCCGTCTGAGATGCCGACGCCCGTCCAGCACAAACCGCCGGCGCAGGACTACGAGAACGACGACGAACTGCTGCCGCTGGTGCTGCGGCCCTACAAGCCGCACTGCAAGTACCTGAAATCCGCGGCGGTGAGCACCCGGTCCAGCCTGGTGTCGGCGCGCTGCGAACTGGCCATCCCGGAGTCCTGCTACATCGACGACACCGGCCATCTCAACGCCGTCGAAGTCAACATCAGCTACAACCAGATGATGTACTACACCGTCGCCAAGGCGGTGAAGGAAGGACTTCTCGACGAGTTCGCCGGCTGGTCGATGGACGACTACTGGCGCCATCAGCTGCCGGACATCCTCATCGCCCGCTTCAGCGGCAGCTTCCGGCGCCCCATCAACGCGCGCTCGTTCTCCGGCGAGATCGAGTTCCTGTCCGTGGAGCGGCGCTCGCCGGGCGGCGAACCGCTGCTCGTCGCCGAGACCGCGTACCGGTACTGGGACGACGCCGGCGGGCGCTGCGACGGCGCGGTGAAGCTCGCGTTCGTCAACGCCCCTTAGGCCCTGTCCGGAAAGCCGCGGCCGGCCCACGGGCCAACGGCGTCACTTTCCGGACACGCCCCGGCAGCAGGGCAACCACACCTCGGTCGGCGTGCCGCCGCCCCATCCGGTGGCGGCACGCCGCCCGGCAGACCGAGAGCACATCGAGAGGCAGACCCGCCCATGGCCGAACCGTCCGCGCCGGGGACACCCGGCGACAGGCTGCACCACCCCCAGCTCGAAACCCTCGTGGACACCGCACGCTTCCACGCGGCGCAGAGCCCGCAGCTCCCCGCGGTCGTCTGCGAGGAACGCGAGCTGACGTACGCCCAACTGCACCGTGAGAGCAACCGCATCGCCCATGCCATCCGGGCGACGGGGGCGGCTCCCGGCGCCCGGATCGCCTATCTGGGCAAGGAGTCCGAGCACTACTACGAGATCCTCTTCGGCTGCGCCAAGAGCGGGACCGTCCTGGTGCCCATCAACTGGCGGCTGACGGCCCCCGAGGTCAGCCATATCCTCCAGGACTCCGGCAGTGAACTGCTCTTCCTGGAGGACGAGTTCGGCACCGTCCTGGACCGGCTGCCGACCGCCCCGCCGAAGACCGTCGTCCGGCTGGGTACGGAGGACGGCCTGGCCGCCTGGAAGGCGGACCACCCGGACACCGAACCCGCCTCCTCCGCCACCCCGGACACCCCGGTCGCCCAGCTCTACACCAGTGGAACCACCGGTCTGCCCAAGGGAGTCGTCCTCGCCCACCGGAGCTTCTTCGCCATCCGCAACGCCCTGGCGAGCGAACAGCTCGACTGGATCGACTGGCGGGCCGGCGACGTCGCCCTGGTCGGCATCCCCGGATTCCACGTCGGCGGCCTGTGGTGGGCCACCCAGAACTTCAACGCGGGCGTGACCGTGGTGGCGATGCGGGCCTTCGCCCCGCGGGCCGCGATCGACCTCATCCGCGACCGGGGCATCACCACCGCGTGCGTGGTCCCCGCCATGCTGCGCATGATGCTGGCCGAGCCCGGTGTGCAACCGGACGACTTCACCACCCTCCGCAAGATCGTCTACGGCGGATCCCCGATCTCCGAGGCCCTCCTCGAAGAGAGCCTCGCCATGTTCGGCAGCGAGTTCGCCCAGATCTACGGGCTGACCGAGACCGGCAACACCGCCGTCTGCCTGCCGCCCGCCGACCATGTCCCCGGCCACCCCCGGATGAAGGCCGCTGGCCATCCGTACCCGGGTGTCGGCAGCAAGGTCCTCGACGGGGACGGCAAGGAGCTTCCGGCGGGCGCCGTCGGTGAGATCTGCCTGGCCACCCCGGCCCGTATGACCGAGTACTGGGGTCTGCCCGACAAGACGGCCGAAACCCTCGTCGACGGCTGGATCCACACCGGCGACGCC
Encoded proteins:
- a CDS encoding long-chain-fatty-acid--CoA ligase; this encodes MAEPSAPGTPGDRLHHPQLETLVDTARFHAAQSPQLPAVVCEERELTYAQLHRESNRIAHAIRATGAAPGARIAYLGKESEHYYEILFGCAKSGTVLVPINWRLTAPEVSHILQDSGSELLFLEDEFGTVLDRLPTAPPKTVVRLGTEDGLAAWKADHPDTEPASSATPDTPVAQLYTSGTTGLPKGVVLAHRSFFAIRNALASEQLDWIDWRAGDVALVGIPGFHVGGLWWATQNFNAGVTVVAMRAFAPRAAIDLIRDRGITTACVVPAMLRMMLAEPGVQPDDFTTLRKIVYGGSPISEALLEESLAMFGSEFAQIYGLTETGNTAVCLPPADHVPGHPRMKAAGHPYPGVGSKVLDGDGKELPAGAVGEICLATPARMTEYWGLPDKTAETLVDGWIHTGDAGYIDDDGYVFIQDRIKDAILVAGENVYPAEIENVLERHPGVSEAVIVGAPDERWGEKVHAFVVPVAGNQPAPRDLHRFLVDRLAAFKLPAAYEFIEHVPRNPSGKILRRELRDRFWNDADRKVN
- the scoD gene encoding (2E)-enoyl-ACP glycyltransferase, giving the protein MPTPVQHKPPAQDYENDDELLPLVLRPYKPHCKYLKSAAVSTRSSLVSARCELAIPESCYIDDTGHLNAVEVNISYNQMMYYTVAKAVKEGLLDEFAGWSMDDYWRHQLPDILIARFSGSFRRPINARSFSGEIEFLSVERRSPGGEPLLVAETAYRYWDDAGGRCDGAVKLAFVNAP
- the scoE gene encoding (3R)-3-[(carboxymethyl)amino]fatty acid oxygenase/decarboxylase, encoding MQIKEVTGKEIGATVEGFDYATASAEDIEAIKTAVYTKKIVVLKNQHLEPQQFLKLGQAFGRPETYYEPMYKHPEVEEIFVSSNVPKDGKQIGVPKTGKFWHADYQFMPDPFGLTFIYPQVIPEKNRGTYFIDMGKAYEQLPDDLKKEVAGTFSEHSVRKYFKIRPTDVYRPLSEIIDEVDTKTPPVLKPSTFVHPMTGETILYNSEGFTVGMQDEHGRPLENDLLDRLFEATGQLDDDFEHPNIHLQTFEKGDLLVWDNRSLIHRARHTTTPEPVVSFRLTVHDARKLYDEAV